One window of the Trifolium pratense cultivar HEN17-A07 linkage group LG2, ARS_RC_1.1, whole genome shotgun sequence genome contains the following:
- the LOC123905271 gene encoding protein MAIN-LIKE 1-like produces the protein MNIHTGTLSFKYSVARIRGRDGRIRRSEDLGHEEFLRRQAEEQQEDELVSEVPPVVQHVVQPVVWPGGPINTSLLTRYHEHVARHVWFSEERHGPRIELKIASLGGKLAEWVPDQHPRYVEGWMTTSGLSPLERTSLNKVDPNLISAFVERWHPETSSFHMSFGEMTITLDDVACLLHIPIRGDFYTPSSFTEEEVVALATDLLGVNLQYAARETRKQRGGYFSQQWLFDNYIRQCEIKNYDCAARSYLLLLVGCTICTDKSFTRVDAKYLPMFRVLSTCGRFAWGAIALVELYDTLNDASIFTTKGLAGYASLLQCWIHEYFPTLGRRAESGLDCDIPGASLPRARRWRYRQGNVKLPAYRPVLDALTPDDVIWRPFQNHRAALPFDLVSMYSGYLCGCTVVRYLPERCIRRFGYVQYIPPPPPPAPAIDVIDSDRIGYDIAVDRIVQPTRPATYAAEAAADYLSWYYTVSHPIVCRPVDGPHGAQPVPQYMAAQDDPIEADAQAPAEDDLQRERRWRGMIGSALERFVSRLDVGRDEEGFEDLFFALDVAHHLAFTQKQASSIQQQQSAAKLR, from the exons atgaatattcataccggaacactttcgTTTAAGtattccg tggCGCGTATCAGAGGACGCGATGGTAGAATTAGGCGTTCCGAAGATCTCGGACATGAAGAGTTTCTACGGCGCCAGGCGGAGGAGCAGCAGGAGGACGAGCTTGTGTCGGAGGTGCCACCTGTGGTGCAACATGTGGTGCAGCCTGTGGTGTGGCCTGGAGGACCGATTAATACTAGTCTTCTGACACGGTATCATGAGCACGTTGCTCGTCATGTATGGTTTAGCGAg GAACGTCATGGACCAAGAATTGAATTAAAGATAGCATCTCTCGGTGGCAAACTGGCCGAATGGGTTCCTGATCAACATCCACGATATGTTGAAGGTTGGATGACTACATCTGGGTTGAGTCCACTTGAGCGGACCAGTTTGAACAAGGTCGATCCGAATCTTATATCCGCATTTGTTGAGAGATGGCACCCTGAGACATCGTCATTTCACATGTCATTCGGTGAAATGACAATTACACTGGATGATGTTGCTTGTTTGTTGCATATTCCGATTAGGGGTGACTTTTACACACCGTCATCGTTCACAGAGGAAGAAGTTGTGGCACTTGCAACTGATTTGTTGGGTGTCAATCTTCAGTATGCGGCCAGAGAGACAAGAAAGCAGCGAGGTGGATATTTTTCTCAACAATGGCTATTTGATAACTACATAAGGCAGTGTGAAATTAAGAATTATGATTGTGCTGCTAGGTcgtatttgttgttgttggtcgGCTGTACCATTTGCACTGACAAGAGTTTTACACGCGTGGATGCAAAATATCTACCGATGTTTAGGGTTTTGTCTACATGTGGTAGATTTGCTTGGGGTGCTATTGCGTTGGTTGAATTATATGATACCTTGAATGATGCTTCTATCTTTACCACAAAGGGGCTCGCTGGGTATGCGTCACTTTTACAG TGTTGGATTCACGAGTATTTCCCTACCCTTGGAAGGCGGGCTGAGTCTGGTCTTGACTGTGATATTCCTGGTGCGAGTTTACCACGAGCTAGGCGGTGGAGGTATAGGCAAGGGAATGTGAAGCTTCCTGCTTATCGACCAGTACTGGATGCATTGACCCCGGATGACGTGATATGGCGTCCGTTTCAAAATCATAGAGCTGCACTTCCTTTTGACCTGGTGAGTATGTATAGTGGATATCTGTGTGGCTGCACTGTAGTTCGTTACTTGCCTGAGAGATGTATTAGGCGGTTTGGCTACGTTCAGTatataccaccaccaccacctccagcTCCTGCCATTGATGTTATTGATAGTGACCGGATCGGTTATGACATCGCTGTTGATCGGATCGTTCAGCCGACACGTCCAGCGACATATGCTGCTGAGGCTGCAGCTGATTACTTGTCGTGGTACTATACGGTATCACATCCTATAGTATGTCGCCCTGTTGATGGACCACATGGAGCACAGCCAGTTCCACAGTATATGGCAGCACAAGATGATCCGATAGAAGCAGATGCACAAGCTCCAGCAGAAGATGACCTCCAACGCGAACGAAGATggagaggtatgattggttccgcGTTGGAGAGGTTTGTGTCGCGGTTAGATGTCGGCAGAGATGAAGAGGGATTTGAAGATCTTTTTTTTGCACTGGATGTGGCTCAT CATCTAGCATTCACTCAGAAGCAAGCATCTAGCATACAACAGCAGCAGAGTGCAGCCAAACTgcgataa
- the LOC123905272 gene encoding uncharacterized protein LOC123905272: protein MAQIGNTSQILVDTIDVFTTDQKFATPDVVLTWARDVGDANKVSIIITRSDKKNGIRGRNDKLVLGCDKGGKYDSSESSTTTASKKCNCPFNIRAAPSTGGSGWKVQVIHGVHNHGLPDQYHGHPRKARLTTDENKRVQDLTKRKVAPRHIVLDLKDQNPESVVDATLVYRKRHMMQIQERGSRTELQHLLQLLDDAKYVSWNRRKDDGSDVLSDIFWAHPDSIKLLNLFPIVLVMDRTYKTNKYRQPLLEITGITSTNMAFAVGFAYMESEKTDNYHWALGKLKELITKQDIFPRVILTDREFALMNAIKDIFPHTTNMLCTWHIIKNVNARCTVHIPKDMRQKVKNLWRDVVESPDEVEYQQRLNAFQQACVNSSKVESAHWKLKQMLEHSKGDLCKSLKGMNDNIRLEVDKIKKSFQKSFYYAEKTHISQFFQYLRNFVSRAAMTLISDEMKRIDIVGTDKNLCGCKLRSTCELPCACELSGYTTSGVPIPLDSVHGHWKKLTMEEPLEDDIEDGYELDMSNAMEAIWTRFRSLDIVGKRALKSKVFELAYPASSSLCPPPEKIKTRGGVKNKDKGKAPKGYDVYRDPSYFEHVEREYGDSQGTSKRLRTQLSQPSQEQQSQPSQKQLSQMSKKLTSQKYLGQFPDHIHPHIVDIIEVLGDGNCGFRAVAYLLGYTEEANRYNVILVTLGKPSQTFFPMMTSYSSSARFFCFGFVSGNHWVPVNMSKGFPLPEVTADWKKFRSHEATSWMSNLNGRLQYWQLLNPPVKPPSGVMSVD from the exons aTGGCTCAAATCGGCAATACAAGTCAAATATTAGTAGATACTATAGATGTTTTTACAACTGATCAAAAATTTGCTACACCGGATGTTGTTCTCACATGGGCTCGagatgttggagatgccaacaAAGTCAGTATTATCATTACTCGATCAGATAAAAAGAACGGAATAAGAGGTAGAAATGACAAGTTGGTTTTAGGTTGTGATAAAGGTGGAAAGTATGACTCTTCAGAAAGTTCTACGACAACTGCATCGAAAAAATGTAATTGTCCATTTAATATTAGAGCTGCACCTTCAACAGGTGGTTCAGGATGGAAAGTTCAGGTTATTCATGGAGTTCACAACCACGGGCTACCTGACCAATATCATGGTCATCCTCGCAAGGCACGTTTAACCACTGATGAAAACAAACGTGTTCAAGATTTGACAAAGCGTAAAGTAGCACCAAGACACATTGTTTTAGATTTGAAAGATCAAAATCCAGAGTCTGTTGTTGATGCCACACTTGTATATAGGAAAAGACACATGATGCAAATACAGGAAAGAGGCTCCAGAACAGAGCTGCAACACTTGCTGCAGTTGTTAGATGATGCAAAATATGTCAGCTGGAATAGAAGAAAAGATGATGGCTCCGATGTTTTGAGTGATATCTTTTGGGCGCATCCAGATTCAATCAAGTTGTTGAACTTGTTTCCCATTGTTTTGGTTATGGATCGCACatacaaaactaataaatatagaCAGCCACTGCTTGAAATTACTGGCATAACGTCAACTAACATGGCATTTGCTGTTGGATTTGCTTACATGGAATCTGAGAAGACGGATAATTATCATTGGGCGTTAGGTAAGTTGAAGGAATTGATTACTAAGCAAGATATATTTCCTAGAGTAATTTTGACTGATAGGGAGTTTGCTTTGATGAATgcaattaaagatatatttcCACATACTACTAACATGCTTTGTACGTGGCACATAATCAAAAATGTGAATGCGAGATGCACCGTGCATATACCTAAGGATATGCGACAGAAGGTGAAAAATTTGTGGAGAGATGTTGTTGAAAGTCCGGATGAGGTGGAATATCAGCAGCGGTTGAATGCGTTTCAGCAAGCATGTGTTAATTCAAGCAA agTTGAGTCTGCACACTGGAAACTGAAGCAAATGTTGGAACACAGCAAAGGAGACTTATGCAAGTCTTTGAAAGGCATGAATGACAACATAAGACTAGAAGTTGACAAAATTAAGAAGTCTTTTCAAAAGAGTTTTTACTATGCAGAGAAGACACACATCAgtcaattttttcaatatttgagaAATTTTGTCTCCAGGGCCGCTATGACACTAATTTCTGATGAGATGAAGAGAATTGACATTGTTGGAACAGATAAAAACTTGTGTGGTTGCAAACTTAGGTCAACATGTGAGTTACCTTGTGCTTGTGAATTGAGTGGATATACAACCAGCGGTGTACCAATACCATTAGATTCAGTTCACGGTCACTGGAAGAAATTAACTATGGAAGAACCATTGGAGGATGACATAGAGGATGGATATGAGTTGGACATGAGTAATGCAATGGAGGCAATATGGACTCGATTTCGGTCACTTGATATTGTTGGTAAAAGAGCGTTGAAGAGTAAAGTGTTTGAACTTGCTTATCCAGCCTCAAGTTCATTGTGTCCACcacctgaaaaaataaaaaccagagGAGGAGTGAAGAACAAAGATAAAGGCAAAGCACCAAAGGGTTATGATGTGTACCGTGATCCATCATACTTTGAAcatgttgaaagagaatatgGTGATTCACAAG GTACATCAAAGAGGTTGCGTACACAACTATCTCAGCCATCTCAGGAGCAACAATCTCAACCATCTCAAAAGCAACTATCACAGATGTCTAAAAAATTGACATCTCAGAAGTATCTGGGGCAATTTCCTGATCATATACATCCACATATTGTTGACATTATTGAAGTGTTAGGAGATGGAAATTGTGGTTTTAGAGCTGTTGCATATTTACTTGGTTACACAGAGGAAG CAAATAGgtataatgttattttagtcACGTTGGGTAAACCTAGTCAGACCTTCTTTCCCATGATGACTTCATATTCCTCTTCAGCAAGGTTTTTTTGTTTCGGTTTTGTCAGTGGAAATCATTGGGTGCCGGTAAACATGTCAAAGGGATTTCCGTTGCCTGAAGTTACAGCTGATTGGAAGAAATTTCGTTCACATGAGGCAACATCTTGGATGTCAAACTTAAACGGACGCCTACAATATTGGCAACTTCTAAATCCTCCGGTGAAACCTCCTAGTGGTGTTATGTCtgttgattaa
- the LOC123908717 gene encoding cryptochrome-1 isoform X1, with product MSSGGCSIVWFRRDLRVEDNPALAAGVRAGAVVGVFIWAPEEEGQYYPGRVSRWWLKNSLSHLDSSLRNLGTPLVTKRSTDSVSSLLEVVKSTGATQIFFNHLYDPLSLVRDHRAKEILTAHGITVRSFNSDLLYEPWDVNDEHGQPFTTFDAFWERCLSMPYDPQAPLLPPKRIISGDVSRCPSDTLVFEDESEKASNALLARAWSPGWSNANKALTTFINGPLIEYSKNRRKADSATTSFLSPHLHFGEVSVKKVFHLVRIKQVFWANEGNQAGEESVNLFLKSIGLREYSRYISFNHPYSHERPLLGHLKFFPWVVNEGYFKAWRQGRTGYPLVDAGMRELWATGWLHDRIRVVVSSFFVKVLQLPWRWGMKYFWDTLLDADLESDALGWQYISGTLPDGREFDRIDNPQFEGYKCDPNGEYVRRWLPELARLPTEWIHHPWNAPESVLQAAGIELGSNYPLPIVEIDAATVRLEEALIQMWRLEAASRTAAENGTEEGLGDSSESAPIAFPQDIQMEERPEPVRNNPLHGTRRYQDQMVPSMTSSRVRVEEEETSSVRNSAGDSRAEVPTNANAQQNAREAVNQGVLHNANRNTRQRHNNTTTFWLRNAAEDSTAESSSSTRRERDGGVVPEWSPPTSNFSDQFVDDENGIGATSPYLQRHPQSHQLMSWTRLPQTG from the exons ATGTCAAGTGGTGGATGTAGCATAGTATGGTTCAGAAGAGATCTGAGGGTTGAAGATAACCCTGCACTTGCTGCAGGTGTTAGAGCAGGAGCTGTGGTTGGTGTTTTTATATGGGCACCTGAAGAAGAAGGTCAATATTATCCTGGTAGAGTTTCAAGATGGTGGCTTAAAAATAGTTTGTCTCATCTTGATTCATCTTTGAGAAATCTTGGTACTCCTCTTGTTACTAAAAGATCAACTGATAGTGTTTCTTCTTTACTTGAAGTTGTCAAGTCCACTGGAGCCACTCAAATCTTTTTCAACCATTTATATg ATCCATTGTCACTTGTGAGGGATCATAGAGCAAAGGAAATTCTAACAGCACATGGCATTACCGTACGTTCTTTCAACTCGGATTTATTGTATGAACCATGGGATGTGAATGATGAACATGGACAACCATTCACAACTTTTGATGCTTTTTGGGAAAGATGCCTTAGCATGCCTTATGACCCACAAGCACCTCTTCTCCCACCTAAAAGAATTATTTCAG GTGATGTGTCAAGGTGTCCTTCTGATACATTGGTGTTTGAAGATGAATCAGAGAAAGCAAGCAACGCACTTCTAGCTCGAGCGTGGTCACCAGGATGGAGTAACGCAAACAAGGCATTAACAACATTTATAAACGGTCCATTGATTGAATACTCAAAGAATCGCAGGAAAGCAGACAGTGCCACAACCTCATTTCTCTCTCCGCATTTGCATTTCGGAGAAGTTAGTGTCAAGAAAGTGTTCCATCTTGTCAGAATTAAGCAAGTCTTTTGGGCAAACGAAGGAAACCAAGCCGGCGAAGAAAGTGTTAACTTGTTTCTCAAGTCAATTGGTCTTAGAGAGTATTCAAGGTACATTAGTTTCAACCACCCTTATAGTCATGAAAGGCCTCTACTTGGACATCTGAAGTTTTTCCCTTGGGTGGTGAATGAAGGATATTTTAAGGCATGGAGACAAGGAAGGACAGGTTACCCTTTGGTGGATGCTGGAATGAGAGAGTTGTGGGCTACCGGTTGGCTTCACGATCGAATACGTGTTGTGGTTTCGAGTTTCTTTGTGAAGGTTTTGCAGCTTCCTTGGAGATGGGGGATGAAATATTTTTGGGATACCCTTTTGGATGCTGATCTTGAGAGTGATGCTCTTGGTTGGCAGTATATATCTGGTACTCTACCTGATGGTCGCGAATTTGACAGAATTGATAATCCACAG TTTGAGGGATACAAATGTGATCCAAATGGAGAATATGTGCGACGCTGGCTACCTGAACTTGCAAGATTACCAACCGAATGGATACATCATCCATGGAATGCACCAGAATCAGTACTCCAAGCTGCAGGTATTGAACTTGGATCAAATTACCCTCTTCCAATTGTGGAAATAGATGCAGCAACAGTGAGACTGGAAGAAGCACTTATACAAATGTGGCGACTAGAAGCTGCTTCAAGAACTGCAGCAGAAAACGGAACTGAAGAAGGTCTTGGTGACTCATCTGAATCAGCTCCTATTGCTTTTCCTCAAGACATACAAATGGAAGAAAGACCTGAACCTGTTAGGAACAATCCACTTCATGGTACTCGGCGCTACCAGGATCAAATGGTACCAAGTATGACTTCATCTAGGGTGAGAGTCGAAGAGGAAGAAACTTCTTCAGTTCGAAACTCGGCAGGAGACAGCAGAGCTGAAGTGCCAACAAATGCAAATGCACAGCAAAATGCAAGAGAGGCGGTGAACCAAGGAGTGTTGCACAATGCAAATAGAAACACTAGACAAAGGCATAATAATACAACTACATTTTGGCTGAGAAATGCAGCTGAGGATTCAACAGCAGAATCTTCAAGTAGTACTAGGAGAGAAAGAGATGGAGGTGTAGTTCCGGAGTGGTCACCACCGACTTCTAACTTCTCAGATCAATTTGTAGATGATGAAAATGGTATAGGCGCCACTTCACCTTACTTGCAGAGGCATCCGCAATCTCACCAATTGATGAGTTGGACACGGCTACCTCAAACTGG ATGA
- the LOC123908717 gene encoding cryptochrome-1 isoform X2 — translation MSSGGCSIVWFRRDLRVEDNPALAAGVRAGAVVGVFIWAPEEEGQYYPGRVSRWWLKNSLSHLDSSLRNLGTPLVTKRSTDSVSSLLEVVKSTGATQIFFNHLYDPLSLVRDHRAKEILTAHGITVRSFNSDLLYEPWDVNDEHGQPFTTFDAFWERCLSMPYDPQAPLLPPKRIISGDVSRCPSDTLVFEDESEKASNALLARAWSPGWSNANKALTTFINGPLIEYSKNRRKADSATTSFLSPHLHFGEVSVKKVFHLVRIKQVFWANEGNQAGEESVNLFLKSIGLREYSRYISFNHPYSHERPLLGHLKFFPWVVNEGYFKAWRQGRTGYPLVDAGMRELWATGWLHDRIRVVVSSFFVKVLQLPWRWGMKYFWDTLLDADLESDALGWQYISGTLPDGREFDRIDNPQFEGYKCDPNGEYVRRWLPELARLPTEWIHHPWNAPESVLQAAGIELGSNYPLPIVEIDAATVRLEEALIQMWRLEAASRTAAENGTEEGLGDSSESAPIAFPQDIQMEERPEPVRNNPLHGTRRYQDQMVPSMTSSRVRVEEEETSSVRNSAGDSRAEVPTNANAQQNAREAVNQGVLHNANRNTRQRHNNTTTFWLRNAAEDSTAESSSSTRRERDGGVVPEWSPPTSNFSDQFVDDENGIGATSPYLQRHPQSHQLMSWTRLPQTG, via the exons ATGTCAAGTGGTGGATGTAGCATAGTATGGTTCAGAAGAGATCTGAGGGTTGAAGATAACCCTGCACTTGCTGCAGGTGTTAGAGCAGGAGCTGTGGTTGGTGTTTTTATATGGGCACCTGAAGAAGAAGGTCAATATTATCCTGGTAGAGTTTCAAGATGGTGGCTTAAAAATAGTTTGTCTCATCTTGATTCATCTTTGAGAAATCTTGGTACTCCTCTTGTTACTAAAAGATCAACTGATAGTGTTTCTTCTTTACTTGAAGTTGTCAAGTCCACTGGAGCCACTCAAATCTTTTTCAACCATTTATATg ATCCATTGTCACTTGTGAGGGATCATAGAGCAAAGGAAATTCTAACAGCACATGGCATTACCGTACGTTCTTTCAACTCGGATTTATTGTATGAACCATGGGATGTGAATGATGAACATGGACAACCATTCACAACTTTTGATGCTTTTTGGGAAAGATGCCTTAGCATGCCTTATGACCCACAAGCACCTCTTCTCCCACCTAAAAGAATTATTTCAG GTGATGTGTCAAGGTGTCCTTCTGATACATTGGTGTTTGAAGATGAATCAGAGAAAGCAAGCAACGCACTTCTAGCTCGAGCGTGGTCACCAGGATGGAGTAACGCAAACAAGGCATTAACAACATTTATAAACGGTCCATTGATTGAATACTCAAAGAATCGCAGGAAAGCAGACAGTGCCACAACCTCATTTCTCTCTCCGCATTTGCATTTCGGAGAAGTTAGTGTCAAGAAAGTGTTCCATCTTGTCAGAATTAAGCAAGTCTTTTGGGCAAACGAAGGAAACCAAGCCGGCGAAGAAAGTGTTAACTTGTTTCTCAAGTCAATTGGTCTTAGAGAGTATTCAAGGTACATTAGTTTCAACCACCCTTATAGTCATGAAAGGCCTCTACTTGGACATCTGAAGTTTTTCCCTTGGGTGGTGAATGAAGGATATTTTAAGGCATGGAGACAAGGAAGGACAGGTTACCCTTTGGTGGATGCTGGAATGAGAGAGTTGTGGGCTACCGGTTGGCTTCACGATCGAATACGTGTTGTGGTTTCGAGTTTCTTTGTGAAGGTTTTGCAGCTTCCTTGGAGATGGGGGATGAAATATTTTTGGGATACCCTTTTGGATGCTGATCTTGAGAGTGATGCTCTTGGTTGGCAGTATATATCTGGTACTCTACCTGATGGTCGCGAATTTGACAGAATTGATAATCCACAG TTTGAGGGATACAAATGTGATCCAAATGGAGAATATGTGCGACGCTGGCTACCTGAACTTGCAAGATTACCAACCGAATGGATACATCATCCATGGAATGCACCAGAATCAGTACTCCAAGCTGCAGGTATTGAACTTGGATCAAATTACCCTCTTCCAATTGTGGAAATAGATGCAGCAACAGTGAGACTGGAAGAAGCACTTATACAAATGTGGCGACTAGAAGCTGCTTCAAGAACTGCAGCAGAAAACGGAACTGAAGAAGGTCTTGGTGACTCATCTGAATCAGCTCCTATTGCTTTTCCTCAAGACATACAAATGGAAGAAAGACCTGAACCTGTTAGGAACAATCCACTTCATGGTACTCGGCGCTACCAGGATCAAATGGTACCAAGTATGACTTCATCTAGGGTGAGAGTCGAAGAGGAAGAAACTTCTTCAGTTCGAAACTCGGCAGGAGACAGCAGAGCTGAAGTGCCAACAAATGCAAATGCACAGCAAAATGCAAGAGAGGCGGTGAACCAAGGAGTGTTGCACAATGCAAATAGAAACACTAGACAAAGGCATAATAATACAACTACATTTTGGCTGAGAAATGCAGCTGAGGATTCAACAGCAGAATCTTCAAGTAGTACTAGGAGAGAAAGAGATGGAGGTGTAGTTCCGGAGTGGTCACCACCGACTTCTAACTTCTCAGATCAATTTGTAGATGATGAAAATGGTATAGGCGCCACTTCACCTTACTTGCAGAGGCATCCGCAATCTCACCAATTGATGAGTTGGACACGGCTACCTCAAACTGGGTGA